GCCGGTGAGCGTGGCAAAGTCGATAATGCGGGTTGGTTCGAACTCCTGCTGCGTCCAGTGCAGCGCGTCGGCAAGGACGAGGCGTCCTTCGGCGTCGGTATTGAGGATCTCGATGGTCTGGCCGCTCATCGACGTGACCACGTCGCCCGGGCGCTGCGCATTCCCGTCGGGCATATTCTCGACAAGACCCATGACGCCGACGATATTGGCCGGGGCCTTGCGCTTGACCAGCGCCAGCATTCCGCCGGCAACCGCGCCTGCGCCGCCCATGTCCCACTTCATGTCTTCCATGCCGGGTCCCGGCTTGATCGAGATGCCGCCGGTATCGAAAGTCACGCCCTTGCCGACAAACGCGATCGGACGCTCGCCCTCGGCGCCGCCGTTCCAGCGGATCGCGAGGATACGCGAATCGCGGACAGATCCCTGGCCGACGCCGAGCAGCGATCCCATGCCGAGCTTTTCCATTTCGGCTTCGTCTAAGACGATCAGTTCCGCGCCCGTGCCCTCGAAACGCTCCTGGCAGCGTTCGACGAAGCTTACGGGATAAATGATGTTGGCCGGTTCGGTGACCAGTTCACGCGTGAATTCGACGCCCTCGGCGAGTGCCGTCAGCTCGTTCCAGGCGGTGTCCGCATCATCGGGCGCACCGACCACGGTGACCTTCTTGAGCGTGATCTTCTGCTCGTCCTTCATCTTCGTGCGATAGACGTCGAAGCGCCAGTTGCGCAGACGCAGGCCAAGCAGGACATGACCGACTTCTTCTGCGGACAGGCGGTTTTCGGTCACGTCGAGGACGAGTTCCTCGTTGCCGGTGGACTGGTACTTCGCAGCGAGCGCAGCACCTGCCTTTTCGAGGTTTGCAAGGCGCGCATCGTCGGATGCGTCACCCGCCCCCGCCACGGCTACGCGGGCTGCGCCGTCACCGCTTGATACGAAGCCTTCGAAGGTCTGGCCGACACCACCCTTGAAGCGGGCTGCCTCTGCGCCTGCCTTCATGGCGGCATCGAAGGATTGAGGAAGCTTGCCCTTGTCGGCGACATGCGCAATGAGGCGCGCCGCCTGCGGTTGGGTCTTGCTGAATTGGATGTGCATGGAAACTCCCGGAAAACTGTCTGACGCAGCCCGATCGCTGGATGCGGGGCCGCCGAGGATGGCGATTGCGATTAGGCGTGGGCGATGCGATAGGCAAGCCATGCTCCTGTGGCCCCAGCCTTCGCGCAATAGCTTTTTGCACGCCCTCGGGGCCGGGGCGGGTGTGCTTGCCCTGGCTGCCGCTGCTCCGCTGGCCGCGCAGGACGGGGCGGCGACGGGTGCGGGCACTGTCGAGGAACCGACGGGGGAAAGCCCCACGGACCTGCCTTCGCCGCCGGACGCGGTCATCGCCGGGCAGAGCGCACTCGATCCACCGCCCACTGCCGAATTCAACGCAGCAGGCGAACGCCAGATCGCATTTGCTTCCGATATCCTCAGCTACGATTCCGACGCCGATATCGTCACTGCGGAAGGCAACGTCGTGCTTCGTTCGGGCGAACGCTCGGTACGGGCCGACAGCGTCAGCTGGAGTAGGCGGACCGGCGTCATTCTTGCCAGCGGCAACGTCCGCTTCGTCGACGACAACGGGAACCAGCTTTTCTCCGACCAGGTCGAACTGACCGACGAATTCGAAGCGGGTGCGCTGGAGAACCTCTTGCTCGCGCTACGCCAAGGCGGTCGTCTTGCCGCGCGGCGGGGTCTGCGCGAATCCGACGGGACCATTGCGCTGCAAGAGGCCGCCTATAGCGCTTGCGCAGTCGTCACGCCAGAAGGCTGCGACAAGGACCCTAGCTGGCGCATCACCGCCGACCGCGTGATCTACGACCCCGAGGATTCGCAAGTGCGGTTCCAGGGAGCTTACCTCGAGCTGTTCGGGGCGCGCATCCTGCCCCTGCCCGGCCTCGCAATCCGCACCGATGGCGGCGCGGTGAGCGGATTTCTCGTGCCCGACCTGCGCTTTTCGGAAAGCAACGGGGTCGAGGTTTCGGGGAGCTATTACATCCGCTTCGACGACAACAAGGACCTGACGGTTTCGGCCTACGCCTTCACCGAAGCGCCGCCAATGATTTCGGCTCAGTGGCGCCACCTCACGGACAAGGGCGCCTACCAGATCACCGGCTACGCAACGAACAGCCGGCGTTTCACCGACGCATCGCGTACCGACACGTTCGAAAGCGAGCCGCGCGGCTACCTGTTCGCCAACGGCAAATTCCAGTTCACCCCGGAGTGGAGCCTGACGAGCTCGATCAGGCTGGCAAGCGACCGCACTTTCCTGCGCCGTTATGACATCAGCCGCGACGACCGACTGCGTTCGATGGTGGATCTGGAGCGGATCGACCGCAATTCCTACTTCTCGCTGGCAGGCTGGGCCACGCAGACGCTGCGGCTGAACCAGGACCAGGGACAGGTGCCGATCGCCCTGCCCGCCATGGATTACCGCCTGCGCCTCGACGAGCCGGTGCTTGGCGGCAAGATCGAATTGCAGGCCAATACCCTCGCGATCATGCGCGACGAAGGGCAGGATACGCAGCGCGCATTTGCTCGCGCGAAATGGGACCTGCGCAGGATCACGGGTCTCGGCCAGGTCGTGACCCTGACCGGCCTCGTCCGCGGCGACGTCTACCATTCCAACGACAATTTCCTCACGCAGACGGTATCCTATCGCGGCGACAGCGGCTGGCAGGCCCGCGGCGTTGCGCTGGGCGCGCTGGATATCGAATGGCCTTTCGCTGGCGAGCTACTCGGCGGTACGCAGGTCTTCACCCCGCGTGTCCAGCTGGTGGTAACCCCGCCAATAAAAAACCTTGCCATCCCGAACGAGGATGCGCGGGCAATCGACCTCGAAGATTCCAACCTTTTCGCGCTCAACCGTTTTCCGGGCTACGACCGGATCGAGGATGGCGCGCGGATCACCTACGGCTTCGACTGGGAGCTTCGCCGTCCGGGTTGGGAAGTAAAGACGACGCTCGGCCAGTCCTACCGGCTCGATGCCGACCGCGACATCTTTCCTGATGGCACCGGCTTGTCCGAAAAGGTAAGTGATATCGTGGGACGGACCCAGTTGCGGTTCCGCGACTTCGTGAAACTCACGCACCGATACCGCCTGGACAAGGACAATCTGGCCGTAAGGCGCAACGAATTCGATGCGACCGTGGGCACCAGCGCCACTTATGTCGAGGTCGGTTACCTGCGCCTCGATCGCAACATCACCTCGGTAGAGGATTTGCAGGACCGTGAGGAATTGCGCGCTGCTGCACGCCTGTCGTTTGCCAATTACTGGTCGGTCTTCGGATCGGGTGTATTCAACCTCACCAATCGCGACGAGGATCTCAGTCTCTCGAGCGACGGCTTCCAGCCGATCAGGACGCGCCTTGGCCTTGCCTACCAGGACGATTGCCTGGAACTCGGCCTGACCTGGCGGCGCGATTACGTGTCAGCAGGCGATGCCGAACGCGGCGATACGTTCCAGCTCTATTTCAGCTTGAAAAACCTCGGCTTCAGATAGGCGTTGAACAGGCCGTGCCATGTAGTTGGCAGGGGGAAATAAACGCGCTATCCGCCCACGCCATCAGCAACGGTTAAGCCACGCTTTGGCAAAGCCGTTACCTATCCGGGTGCGCTGTGCGCGCCGCAAATGGAATTTTACGCGTGAACGCAACCAAGCTTGCCAAAATGTGCGGTTCTGCCGCTGCTCTCGTCGCTACGCTCGCCCTTGCCGCTACGCCGGCAAGCGTCGGTGCGCAGGCGTCGGTAACGGCCAACACCCTCGACCTTCCGGATGAGCTGACCATGCTCACCAATCCGGACCCGAACGTGCGCCGCGCAACTGCTGTCGTGAATGGCCACGTCATTACCGGAACTGACCTCGACCAGCGTGTCGCCCTTCTCGTAGAAGCGAACCAGTCGGACCTCGCCTCGGACGAAATGCGCCGGGTGCGTGAACAGGTCCTGCGCAACCTGATCGACGAAACGCTGCAGATCCAGGCAGCCGAAGCCGAAGACATCCAGATTTCTAACGCAGAAGTCGATCAGACCTATGCGCGCATCGCCGCACAGAACAACCGCCGCCTCGAAGACATGCAGACGTACCTGCTCTCGATCGGTTCTTCGCCCGCATCGCTCAAGCGACAGATCCATGGCGAACTCGCGTGGCAGCGCCTGCTGCGCCAGAAGGTCGCTTTCTTCGTCAACGTGTCCGCCGAAGAAGTGAACGAGCTGATGGAACGGCTCGAAGCATCGAAGGGTACGGAAGAATATCGTCTCGGCGAAATCTACCTGTCCGCGACGCCTGAAAACGCCGCCGCTGTCGAAGCCAATGCGCTGAAGATCGTCGAACAGCTGCGTCAGGGCGGAAGCTTCGTGGCCTATGCGCGCCAGTTCTCCGAAGCATCGACCGCCGCAGTGGGTGGCGACCTCGGCTGGATTCGCCTGCCACAGCTCAAGAATGCACAGCTCGAAGCGGTCGCTCAGGAAATGCAGCCCGGGCAGCTGGTCGGTCCGATCGAAATTCCGGGCGGTTTCTCGATCCTCTACCTGATCGAAAAGCGCCAGGTACTCACGGCCGACCCGCGCGACGCGATCCTGAGCCTGAAGCAGATCCAGATTTCCTTCGACCAGAACGCCGCGCAGGCAGCCAATGAAGCGCGCCTCCAGGAATTCCTTGCAGGCGTTCAGACCATGCGCGGCTGCGGAAGCGCCAACGAAATCGCCGATCGGATCGGTGCTTCCGTGGTCGACAACGACCAGCTTCGCGCACGTGCACTGCCGGAACAGCTGCAGCAGATCGTCCTCGGCCTCGGCATCGGTGAAGCCACCCCGCCGTTCGGCGACCTGCAGGACGGCGTCCGTGTCCTGATGCTGTGCGGTCGTGACGATCCGGAAGTCCAGTCGGGCCCGAACTTCGACCAGCTCATGCAGCAGATCGAAGACGAGCGGATCAACCGCGCGGCGCAGCGTTACCTGCGTGACCTGCGTAACGACGCCTATATCGAATATAATTGACGCCCGCCGCGCTCCCCCTCGCCGTATCCTTGGGCGACCCTGCGGGGATCGGGCCGGAAATCATCGCCGCCGCCTGGGCGCGCCGGGATGCGGAAACACTCGCCCCCTTCTTTGTGGTGGGCGGCGCAGGCGTCGTTGCCGCAGCGGCGCAATCGTTAGGCACCTCGCTTCCGGTGGAGCGCATTACCAATCCCTCGCAAGCAGCGCAGGTTTTCGGGCGAGCGCTTCCGGTGCTCGGGCTGGAAGACGAACCGTACAGGCCGGGTGAACCGACCGAAAATGGCGCGAGGCTGGCCCTGCACTCCCTTGAACGCGCGACTCAACTCGCGCTCGAGGGGGAAGCTGGAGCGCTCGTCACGGCCCCCATCGCGAAGTCCGAACTCGCAAAGGTCGGCTTCGACCATCCTGGCCAGACCGAATTCTTCGCATCTGCCTGCTCGCTCGACCAGCAAGATGCTGTGATGATGCTTGCCGGTCCCAGCCTGCGCGCCGTGCCGCTGACCGTTCATTGCGCCCTCGCCGAAGTGCCCGGCCGGTTGAGCGTGGACTTGATCTGCCACCGTGCGCGCATCGTCGCACAGGCCCTGCAACGCGATTTCGGCCTCGAACGCCCGCGCCTCGCAGTTTGCGGCCTCAACCCGCATGCCGGCGAAGACGGCCGCTTCGGCGATGAGGAGCAGCGCATCATCGGCCCCGCGATCGAGGCATTGCGCGAAAAAGGTTACGACGTGAGCGGCCCTCACCCCGGAGACGCTCTGTTCACGCCGCGCGCGCGCGCCACCTTCGACGTAGCGCTGGCGATGTATCACGACCAGGCGCTGATACCCTTGAAAGCGCTCGATTTCGACGAGGGCGTCAATATGACGCTTGGCCTGCCTATCGTGCGGACCAGCCCCGATCACGGGACTGCCTTCGATATCGCGGGCAAGGCCATCGCCGATCCCGGTGCGATGATCGCCGCCCTGCGCATGGCAGGCGAAATGGCGCAGCGGCGCGCGCGCCATGACTGATCTGCCGCCCCTGCGCGAGGTTATCGCCCGCCACGGACTCAGCGCCAGCAAGGCGCTCGGCCAGAATTTCCTGTTCGACGAACAATTGCTGGACCGGATAGCCGCTATTCCGGGCGATCTCGCCGGCAGGAAAGTACTCGAAGTCGGGCCCGGACCGGGCGGCCTCACTCGCGCCCTGTTGCGCGCGGGTGCCGACGTCACGGCGGTAGAAATGGACAGCCGCTGCCTGCCCGCACTTGCCGAACTGGGCGAGGCGTTTCCCGGCAAACTCAAGGTCATCCAAGGCGACGCGTTGAAGCTCGATCATGCGGAAATCATGGGCGGCGAGCCTTTCGCCGTCCTGTCCAACCTGCCCTACAATGTCGGAACCGCGCTGTTCGTGCGCTGGCTTGGAGGGGAAAGCTGGCCGCCGCTATGGACCAGCCTTACACTGATGTTCCAGCAGGAGGTCGCCCAGCGCATCGCGGCCACCCCCGACAATTCCGCTTACGGCCGCCTTGCCGTGCTGGCCCAATGGCGCAGCGCGGCGAAGATGGCGATGAAGGTCCATCGCAGCGCCTTCACCCCTCCGCCCAAGGTCATGAGCGCTATCGTTCACGTCGAACCGCGCGAAATGCCCGAGGGCGTCAGCGCGCGGGTGCTGGAGCGGCTCACCGAAGCCGCGTTCGGTCAACGCCGCAAGATGTTGCGCCAGAGCCTGAAAGGCGTGCCCGGTGCGGTGGAAGCGCTGGAACAGGTCGGGATCGACTCCCAGCGCCGCGCGGAAACGCTTTTCGTCGACGATTTCGTGAATCTTGCGCGGATCCTTTCCGCCTAAGCCACTTCGCGCACGATCCTGCGATAGAGGTGCCAGGTCGCATGGCCGAAAATCGGTAGTGCTACCAGCAGACCCAGAAACGCCGGGACCAGGGCGAACAGCAACGACAAGGCGATAATCGCCGCCCACAGGGTGAGCATGAACTTGTTGGACCGGAATGCAGCGAGACTGGTGATGATCGCCGTCAGGAAATCCACCTCGCGATCGACCAGCATCGGCAGGCTGACGACAGTCACCGCGTAGAACGCCAGCGCCATGATCGCGCCCACCGCCGTGCCAACGGCCAGCATCGCCAACCCCGCAGGGGTCAGGAACGCCTCTACCGACTCAGCGCCGACGCCCGATTCTGCCATGAAGATCGCGAAAATGCCGTGAGCGATGATCATCCAGAAACTGAAGGCGACGAAGACGATGCCGCCCATCATGATGAGCTGCTCGTCGCCCTTTCCCCTCACAGCCCCGAGGACTGCGCCCCATTTGACCGGAAGGGCAGCCTCGCGCCGACGGCTTACTTCATAAAGGCCCACTGCAGTAAATGGTGCGACAAGCGGGAAGCCCGCGACGGCGGGAACGAACCACATCGTCTCGCCCCATTCGACCGCCGCGACATAGAGGAACAGCCCTGCCGCGACATAGATCGCGGCGAAGAACAAGCCGTATATTGGGCAAGCGAGGAAATCGGCGAGGCCCGCTTTCAAGGCCTTGCCGAGATCGGCCAGCGACAGATTGGTCGCCACCCTCACCGGCGCGATTTGTGCTTCGCCTGCCGCGTCCATCGTCCCGCCTCCTCTCGATCAGTCCGGTAGGAGGCAGTCTGCTACAGCTTCAGCCGGGCATCAAGCGTCCGCCTTTTTCCTCAAGCGCCAGGCATGGAGCAGCGGTTCGGTATAGCCACTCGGCTGGTCGACACCCTTGAAGATCAAGTCCTTGGCGGCGCTGAAAGCAGCACCGTCCTGGTTTTCCAGAAGGGGTTCGTAGAACGGGTCGCCTGCATTCTGCTCGTCGACCTTGGCGGCCATGCGGTGCAGGCTGTCCATCACCTGGTCTTCGGAAATGACGCCGTGAAGCAGCCAGTTTGCGATATGCTGGCTGGAAATGCGCAGCGTCGCGCGGTCTTCCATCAGGCCGACATCGTTGATGTCCGGCACCTTGGAACAGCCCACGCCTGCATCGATCCAGCGCACCACGTATCCGAGCAGGCCCTGGCAATTGTTGTCTAGTTCTTCGCGGATTTCCTCTTCGGACCAGTTCGTGCCGTCTGCCAGCGGAATGGTCAGCAGTTCTTCCAGCTTGGCCGCATCGCCGAGACCCTTCTGGATCTCGAACACGTCCTCGCGGTGGTAATGGATCGCGTGGAGCGTTGCCGCCGTCGGGCTCGGCACCCAGGCCGTGTTGGCACCGGCACGCAAGTGACCGATCTTCTCGATCATCATCTGGCCCATTAGGTCGGGGGCAGCCCACATGCCCTTGCCGATCTGCGCGCGGCCAGAAAGCCCGTGCGCAAGACCGATGCCGACATTGCGTGCTTCGTACGCCTTGAGCCAGGCGGACGACTTCATCTCGCCCTTGCGCATCATCGGTCCTGCACGCATCGAGGTGTGGATTTCGTCGCCCGTGCGATCGAGGAAGCCGGTGTTGATGAAGACGATCCGGTCCCGCACCGCGTGAATGCAGGCGGCGAGGTTGGCCGAAGTGCGGCGTTCCTCGTCCATCACACCCACTTTGACCGTGTGGCGCGGCAGGCCGAGCAGGTCTTCCACCGCATCGAACAGGTCGTTGGTGAAAGCGCACTCTTCGGGCCCGTGCATCTTGGGCTTCACGATATAGATGCTGCCCTTGCGCGAATTGCCGTATTTGCCGAGGCCGGCGACGTCGTGCGCGCCGATGGCCGAGGTGACGACCGCATCCATAATGCCTTCGGGTATATCCCCGCCGTCCCAGCGCATGGCTGGATTTGTCATCAGGTGACCGACATTGCGGACGAACATCAGGCTGCGACCAGGGAGGGAAAATTCGCTGCCGTCCTGCGCGGTGTAGGTGCGGTCGCCTTCCAGCGCGCGCGTGACGGTCTTTCCGCCCTTCTCGAAACTTTCGGACAGATCGCCCCGGATCACGCCGAGCCAGTTGCGATAGGCGAGTAGCTTATCTTCCGCATCGACGGCGGCGACCGAATCTTCGCAATCGGCAATCGTGGTCAGCGCCGCTTCGAGATTGATTTCGGCAATGTTGGCCGGATCGCTGCGACCGATCGGGTGGTCGGCGTCGAAAACAACCTCGATATGGAGGCCATTGTGCTTGAACAGGCAGGCCTTGTCGTTCCAACCGAGGCACTGCGCCGGATCGGCTAGGGGAATGCCGTTGTTCTTGACGTCCGCCAGTTCGGACCACTTCTTGCCGCCCGCCAGCGGTACGGCCTCGTCCATGAAAGCCTTGGCCTTCGCGATCACCGCCGCGCCGCGATCCTCGTCATACCCGCCGGGCCGCGCCGCAGGGGCGTCGAGCGCATCGGTGCCGTAAAACGCGTCGTAAAGGCTGCCCCAGCGCGCATTCGCGGCATTAAGAAGGAAGCGCGCATTGAGGATCGGCACCACGAGCTGCGGCCCTGCCATCGTCGCGATCTCGGGATCGACATTCTCGGTCCCGATGGTGAAGTCGCCCGGCTCGGGCACGAGATAGCCGATCTCTTCGAGAAATGCGCGATAGGCCTTCGCATCATGCGGCTGGCCCGCACGCTCCGTGTGCCACGCATCGATTTTCGCCTGAAGATCTTCGCGCTTCTGCAGCAGGGCGCGGTTGCGGGGCGCGAACGTGCCGAGCAGATCGGCGAAACCCGCCCAGAAATCATCCGTATCGCGTCCGAGCGGTGCGATCACTTCGGTTTCGATAAAGGCGGCCAGAGCCGGATCGACTTCGATCCCTGCGCGCGTCACGTAATCTGTCATGGAACTCCCTTGGGGTATTCGAATGGCGATGTGTACCCGGGGAGGAGCGATCCGACGTATGCCGCCAGCGGTTGACGATTGCAAGCGGCGGGGTGGACACTTGGCGCATCCCGACTAAGGAAGTTGCCGATGAAACCGGACAGTGCCACGCAAGCCCTTCTCGACGCAATCGATGCAGACACCATGCTGCGCGAAGTCCAGGACTGGGCGGCCATCAATACCGGCACCGCGAACATCGAAGGCCTTGGGAAAATGGCCGGCGTCCTTGGCGATGCCTTCAGCGCCCTACCCGGCGAGGTCGAGCTGGTCGAACCCGCCACCGTAACCGCCATCAGCGCGGACGGACGCGAGTATGAAAAGCCCCATGGCAGGCACATGCTCCTGCGGGTGCGCCCCGAGGCCGAGCGGCGTTTCGTCCTGACCGGCCACATGGACACCGTCTTCCCAGTCGACCATCCGTTTCAGGAAACCGTGTGGCTGGACGACGAGACGATCAACGGCCCCGGCACCGCCGACATGAAGGGCGGCCTCAACGTCATCCTCCACACGCTCAAGCTGTTCGAGACGATCGAAGGCTCCAAGCGCGTCGGCTATGACGTGATGATCAATTCGGACGAGGAAACCGGTAGTCTCGCCAGCCGCAGCCTCATTGAGGATCTGGCGCGCGGGAAGTATGCCGCACTGACCTACGAGCCGAGCGCCCTGCCCGATGGAACGCTGGCCCATGCGCGCGGTGGGACGGGCAATTACTCGATCACGATCACTGGCAAGTCCGCCCATGCCGGACGCAATCCGCACGATGGCCGCAATGCCATCGTCGCTGCCAGCGACCTGGTGCTGCGGATCAAGGCGCTCGAGGCGGACGACATCACCGTAAACCCGGCGAAGATCGAAGGCGGTGCGGCCAACAATGTCGTGCCGGACCTTGCCATCCTGCGCTTCAACATCCGTCCAAAATCGACCGATGCGATGAACCGCTTCGACGGCGAACTCGACGCGATCCTGCGCATGATCGAGGCCGATCACGAAGTCGGCATCCACCGGCACGGAGGCGTCACCCGTCCGCCCAAGCCGGTCGACGAGAAAGCCCAACGTCTGTTCGATCTCGTAAGATCCTGCGGTGCCGAGCTCGGCCAGGAGATCGGCTGGAAGAGCACCGGCGGGGTTTGCGATGGTAACAACATCGCTGCCACCGGCGTCCCCGTGGTCGACACCATGGGCGTGCGCGGCGGGGCAATCCATTCACCGGACGAATTCATGATCGTCCCATCCTTGCGGGAACGCGCGGCATTGTCCGCGCTGGTCCTGACCAAGCTTTCCACCGGAGACCATTTGTGACTTTCCGCCTGCGCGCTGCCCATATCAGCGACCTTGAACACCTTTACGAGATGGCCAAGCTGACGGGCGGCGGCTTTACCAACCTGCCGGCAGACAGGGCGGCGCTGACCCGCAAGCTGGAGCGCGCCGAGGCTGCGTTCTCGCGCACCGACGACGAGCTTGGCGACGACCAGTTCACCCTCGTGCTGGAAAACACCGAGACCGGGCAGGTGCGCGGCACTTGCCAGCTCTTCACCCAAGTCGGCCAGCAATGGCCGTTCTACAGCTATCGCATGACCACGCTGACGCAGCACAGCCAGGAACTGGACCGCACCGTGCGCGCGGAAATGCTCAGCCTCACGACCGATCTCGAAGGGTCGAGCGAAGTCGGTGGCCTGTTCCTGCACCCGGGCGAACGGGCTGGCGGTCTCGGCCTCCTGCTGGCGCGCAGCCGCTATCTCTTCGTGGCGATGCACCGCGCGCGTTTTGCCGACCGTGTCCTCGCCGAATTGCGCGGCGTGATCGACGATCGCGGCGGATCGCCCTTCTGGGACGGAGTTGCAGGGCGTTTTTTCGGCATGACCTTCCAGGAAGCGGACTATTTCAACGCCATCAACGGCAACCAGTTCATTGCTGATCTCATGCCCAAGCACCCGGTTTATATCGCAATGCTGGATGAGGAGGCGAAGAAGGTCATCGGCGTGCCGCACCCCAGCGGCCGTGCAGCCATGCGGATGCTCGAGAACGAAGGCTTCGCGGCGGAAGGCTATGTCGACATATTCGACGGCGGCCCCACAATGACGGCACGCACCGACAATGTGAAAAGCATCGCGAACGCCAAGGCCGCCACCGTTTCCGCGACCAATCTTGAGGAAGGCGAACGTGCCCTCCTTGCCACCGGCAAGTTCGACGATTTCCGCAGCTGCTATGGCCTGCGCGCATTCGGAGATGACGGCAGCGTTGCGATCGACAAGACTGCCGCCGAGACGCTCGGCGTCGGCAAGGGTGACGAAGTATGGAGCGTCGCCCGATGAGCCTCGTCGAGATCAATTTCGACGGCATCGTCGGGCCAAGCCACAATTACGCCGGCCTTAGCCTCGGGAATATCGCCAGTTCCAGCCATGGCGGGGATACCAGCTATCCGCGCGCGGCGGCCCTTCAGGGCCTTGGCAAGATGCGCTCCAATATGGAGCTCGGCCTTGCGCAGGGTTTCCTCTTGCCCTTGCCGC
This DNA window, taken from Qipengyuania seohaensis, encodes the following:
- a CDS encoding leucyl aminopeptidase; the protein is MHIQFSKTQPQAARLIAHVADKGKLPQSFDAAMKAGAEAARFKGGVGQTFEGFVSSGDGAARVAVAGAGDASDDARLANLEKAGAALAAKYQSTGNEELVLDVTENRLSAEEVGHVLLGLRLRNWRFDVYRTKMKDEQKITLKKVTVVGAPDDADTAWNELTALAEGVEFTRELVTEPANIIYPVSFVERCQERFEGTGAELIVLDEAEMEKLGMGSLLGVGQGSVRDSRILAIRWNGGAEGERPIAFVGKGVTFDTGGISIKPGPGMEDMKWDMGGAGAVAGGMLALVKRKAPANIVGVMGLVENMPDGNAQRPGDVVTSMSGQTIEILNTDAEGRLVLADALHWTQQEFEPTRIIDFATLTGAIIIALGNEHAGMFANDDQLAKDIDAAGEATGDTVWRMPLGKAYDKLIDSPIADMKNIGGKGAGSITAAQFLQRFIADDVAWAHIDIAGKAWSDKPGRTWGKGATGYGVRLIDRIVSDTAEG
- a CDS encoding LPS-assembly protein LptD; translation: MLLWPQPSRNSFLHALGAGAGVLALAAAAPLAAQDGAATGAGTVEEPTGESPTDLPSPPDAVIAGQSALDPPPTAEFNAAGERQIAFASDILSYDSDADIVTAEGNVVLRSGERSVRADSVSWSRRTGVILASGNVRFVDDNGNQLFSDQVELTDEFEAGALENLLLALRQGGRLAARRGLRESDGTIALQEAAYSACAVVTPEGCDKDPSWRITADRVIYDPEDSQVRFQGAYLELFGARILPLPGLAIRTDGGAVSGFLVPDLRFSESNGVEVSGSYYIRFDDNKDLTVSAYAFTEAPPMISAQWRHLTDKGAYQITGYATNSRRFTDASRTDTFESEPRGYLFANGKFQFTPEWSLTSSIRLASDRTFLRRYDISRDDRLRSMVDLERIDRNSYFSLAGWATQTLRLNQDQGQVPIALPAMDYRLRLDEPVLGGKIELQANTLAIMRDEGQDTQRAFARAKWDLRRITGLGQVVTLTGLVRGDVYHSNDNFLTQTVSYRGDSGWQARGVALGALDIEWPFAGELLGGTQVFTPRVQLVVTPPIKNLAIPNEDARAIDLEDSNLFALNRFPGYDRIEDGARITYGFDWELRRPGWEVKTTLGQSYRLDADRDIFPDGTGLSEKVSDIVGRTQLRFRDFVKLTHRYRLDKDNLAVRRNEFDATVGTSATYVEVGYLRLDRNITSVEDLQDREELRAAARLSFANYWSVFGSGVFNLTNRDEDLSLSSDGFQPIRTRLGLAYQDDCLELGLTWRRDYVSAGDAERGDTFQLYFSLKNLGFR
- a CDS encoding peptidylprolyl isomerase, which codes for MLRVNATKLAKMCGSAAALVATLALAATPASVGAQASVTANTLDLPDELTMLTNPDPNVRRATAVVNGHVITGTDLDQRVALLVEANQSDLASDEMRRVREQVLRNLIDETLQIQAAEAEDIQISNAEVDQTYARIAAQNNRRLEDMQTYLLSIGSSPASLKRQIHGELAWQRLLRQKVAFFVNVSAEEVNELMERLEASKGTEEYRLGEIYLSATPENAAAVEANALKIVEQLRQGGSFVAYARQFSEASTAAVGGDLGWIRLPQLKNAQLEAVAQEMQPGQLVGPIEIPGGFSILYLIEKRQVLTADPRDAILSLKQIQISFDQNAAQAANEARLQEFLAGVQTMRGCGSANEIADRIGASVVDNDQLRARALPEQLQQIVLGLGIGEATPPFGDLQDGVRVLMLCGRDDPEVQSGPNFDQLMQQIEDERINRAAQRYLRDLRNDAYIEYN
- the pdxA gene encoding 4-hydroxythreonine-4-phosphate dehydrogenase PdxA, yielding MGDPAGIGPEIIAAAWARRDAETLAPFFVVGGAGVVAAAAQSLGTSLPVERITNPSQAAQVFGRALPVLGLEDEPYRPGEPTENGARLALHSLERATQLALEGEAGALVTAPIAKSELAKVGFDHPGQTEFFASACSLDQQDAVMMLAGPSLRAVPLTVHCALAEVPGRLSVDLICHRARIVAQALQRDFGLERPRLAVCGLNPHAGEDGRFGDEEQRIIGPAIEALREKGYDVSGPHPGDALFTPRARATFDVALAMYHDQALIPLKALDFDEGVNMTLGLPIVRTSPDHGTAFDIAGKAIADPGAMIAALRMAGEMAQRRARHD
- the rsmA gene encoding 16S rRNA (adenine(1518)-N(6)/adenine(1519)-N(6))-dimethyltransferase RsmA, which gives rise to MTDLPPLREVIARHGLSASKALGQNFLFDEQLLDRIAAIPGDLAGRKVLEVGPGPGGLTRALLRAGADVTAVEMDSRCLPALAELGEAFPGKLKVIQGDALKLDHAEIMGGEPFAVLSNLPYNVGTALFVRWLGGESWPPLWTSLTLMFQQEVAQRIAATPDNSAYGRLAVLAQWRSAAKMAMKVHRSAFTPPPKVMSAIVHVEPREMPEGVSARVLERLTEAAFGQRRKMLRQSLKGVPGAVEALEQVGIDSQRRAETLFVDDFVNLARILSA
- a CDS encoding DUF2189 domain-containing protein codes for the protein MDAAGEAQIAPVRVATNLSLADLGKALKAGLADFLACPIYGLFFAAIYVAAGLFLYVAAVEWGETMWFVPAVAGFPLVAPFTAVGLYEVSRRREAALPVKWGAVLGAVRGKGDEQLIMMGGIVFVAFSFWMIIAHGIFAIFMAESGVGAESVEAFLTPAGLAMLAVGTAVGAIMALAFYAVTVVSLPMLVDREVDFLTAIITSLAAFRSNKFMLTLWAAIIALSLLFALVPAFLGLLVALPIFGHATWHLYRRIVREVA
- a CDS encoding malate synthase G yields the protein MTDYVTRAGIEVDPALAAFIETEVIAPLGRDTDDFWAGFADLLGTFAPRNRALLQKREDLQAKIDAWHTERAGQPHDAKAYRAFLEEIGYLVPEPGDFTIGTENVDPEIATMAGPQLVVPILNARFLLNAANARWGSLYDAFYGTDALDAPAARPGGYDEDRGAAVIAKAKAFMDEAVPLAGGKKWSELADVKNNGIPLADPAQCLGWNDKACLFKHNGLHIEVVFDADHPIGRSDPANIAEINLEAALTTIADCEDSVAAVDAEDKLLAYRNWLGVIRGDLSESFEKGGKTVTRALEGDRTYTAQDGSEFSLPGRSLMFVRNVGHLMTNPAMRWDGGDIPEGIMDAVVTSAIGAHDVAGLGKYGNSRKGSIYIVKPKMHGPEECAFTNDLFDAVEDLLGLPRHTVKVGVMDEERRTSANLAACIHAVRDRIVFINTGFLDRTGDEIHTSMRAGPMMRKGEMKSSAWLKAYEARNVGIGLAHGLSGRAQIGKGMWAAPDLMGQMMIEKIGHLRAGANTAWVPSPTAATLHAIHYHREDVFEIQKGLGDAAKLEELLTIPLADGTNWSEEEIREELDNNCQGLLGYVVRWIDAGVGCSKVPDINDVGLMEDRATLRISSQHIANWLLHGVISEDQVMDSLHRMAAKVDEQNAGDPFYEPLLENQDGAAFSAAKDLIFKGVDQPSGYTEPLLHAWRLRKKADA